TGCGGACATACTCGGCCGATAGCTGCCGGCAGCGGAATCTTATCCTTAATCAGCCGAATCGCTGCATCAAATTCACCATTTGCAATTAATCCCACGTATCCCTGGCAATCCGTGCCTCCCGGACAAGCCAAGACGCAAGGCGGCCGACAGTCTCCCACATGGTTGGACAGCAGCAGCTCTAAATTGGTCTTTCTGGATTCCACCACCTGGTCGGTGTGGGTTTTTATCACCATATTCGGTGCAATCTCCGTAGCACAGGCCTTTACCAGCTTCGGGTTGCCCTCCACTTCGCAGACACACAGCCCGCATGATCCATATATTTCCGTTCTTTCATCAAAACATAGAGTTGGAATAAAAATATCGTTCTCTTTGGCAACTTCCAAAATGGTCTGCCCTGGAATTGCATAAACTTCTTTTCCATCAATGTTCAGCCTAAAATTTTTCATATCTTTCTCCCCCTCTCTTAGTTTTTCTCTATTGCACTGAATTTGCAAGTTTCTAGGCACTTTCCACACTTGATGCAGAGTTCCTGATCAATGTGGTGCAGCTTCTTCACCTGGCCGGAAATAGCGTTTACCGGACATTTCTTGGCACACAAGGTGCACCCCTTGCAGTCCTCTGTAATGGTAAAGGTCAGCAACGGCTTACAAGATTTAGCGGTACACTTCTTGTTATAAATGTGATCTTCGTATTCGTTTCTAAAGTATTTAATGGTGGTCAGTACCGGATTGGGAGCCGTCTGTCCTAACCCGCATAAAGAACCATCCTTGATTTTGTAGGCCAATTCTTCCAGCAGTTCAATATCCCCGTCTCGGCCTTCCCCTCTGGTAATCCGCTCCAGAATCTCCAACATTCTCTTGGTACCCACACGACAATAATTACACTTGCCGCAGGATTCTTTTCTGGTAAAATCCAGGAAATATCTGGCCATATCGACCATGCAGGTTTCTTCGTCCATAACAATCATTCCGCCGGAACCCACGATAGCTCCAGTCTTGTTGATGTCCTCATAGGTTACCGGCGTATTGATCAGTTCTGACGGAATACAGCCCCCAGACGGACCACCCATCTGTACAGCCTTAAAATTCTTATCCTGCTTAATACCGTCACCGATGCCGTAGATGACATCCTTCAAAGGCAGACCCATGGGAACCTCTACCAGACCGCCCTTTTTAATTTTTCCAGCCAGGGCAAAGACCTTAGTCCCCTTGCTCTGGGCTGTTCCCATGGCACCAAAAGCTTCGCCCCCGTTGATGATGATCCAAGCCACGTTGGCGTACGTTTCTACGTTATTGATATTGGTCGGCTGCTGCCAGTATCCCTTTTGTGCTGGGAAAGGCGGCTTCAATCTCGGCATGCCTCGCTCTCCCTCCAAGGAAGCAATCAGTGCCGTCTCCTCACCGCATACGAAAGCTCCAGCTCCAGCCTTAATCCTCATATCGAAGTCAAAGCCGCTGCCAAAGATGTTCTTGCCCAGATAACCTTTTTCCCTAGCCTGAGCCATGGCAATCTCCAGCCTATGTATGGCAAGTGGATATTCTGCACGGCAATAAATGATACCTTCCGCCGCGCCCATGGAAAACCCACCGATTATCATTCCTTCAATCAGCGAATGCGGGTCTCCTTCCAGAACCGATCGGTCCATGAAAGCACCCGGATCCCCTTCGTCTGCATTACAGACAATATATTTAATTTTTCCCGGACTCTTCTTAGCTGCATCCCACTTAAACCAAGTAGGGAAGCCTGCGCCGCCTCTTCCTCGCAATCCGGAGACTTTTATTTCTTCAATTACTTCTTCTGGCTTCATGGACGTAACCACCTTTTCCGTGGCCTGATAGCCCCCTACCGCCAGGTATTCTTCTATGTTTTCAGGATCAATTAGTCCGCAGTTTCGTAAAACGACCCGTTTCTGCTTTTCTATAAATTGGCCGTCT
The genomic region above belongs to Aminipila butyrica and contains:
- a CDS encoding NADH-quinone oxidoreductase subunit NuoF → MKVIVGQGSCGIATGAKKTAEEFERQIAGKNLNIEVGTTGCVGTCYLEPIVDVYDDDGGMTRYVKVQPELVSEIVEKHLLGGQPVADYAISAVDGQFIEKQKRVVLRNCGLIDPENIEEYLAVGGYQATEKVVTSMKPEEVIEEIKVSGLRGRGGAGFPTWFKWDAAKKSPGKIKYIVCNADEGDPGAFMDRSVLEGDPHSLIEGMIIGGFSMGAAEGIIYCRAEYPLAIHRLEIAMAQAREKGYLGKNIFGSGFDFDMRIKAGAGAFVCGEETALIASLEGERGMPRLKPPFPAQKGYWQQPTNINNVETYANVAWIIINGGEAFGAMGTAQSKGTKVFALAGKIKKGGLVEVPMGLPLKDVIYGIGDGIKQDKNFKAVQMGGPSGGCIPSELINTPVTYEDINKTGAIVGSGGMIVMDEETCMVDMARYFLDFTRKESCGKCNYCRVGTKRMLEILERITRGEGRDGDIELLEELAYKIKDGSLCGLGQTAPNPVLTTIKYFRNEYEDHIYNKKCTAKSCKPLLTFTITEDCKGCTLCAKKCPVNAISGQVKKLHHIDQELCIKCGKCLETCKFSAIEKN